The following coding sequences lie in one Polyodon spathula isolate WHYD16114869_AA chromosome 15, ASM1765450v1, whole genome shotgun sequence genomic window:
- the LOC121327943 gene encoding carbohydrate sulfotransferase 7-like, whose amino-acid sequence MMRLQKKYLILIIGYSVVLLLIPYVLDYSKTDPRFQPGLQKQRCPDLENSMGLWNIEEKASNETGVAEEKGNGGKTKTFIYLHATWRTGSSFLGELFNQHPDVFYLYEPMWHMWQTLYPGDAESLQGALRDMLGSLFRCDFSVLKLYMATPNLTTASIFGWKKNKVICSEPLCSAYKKDEIGLINESACQKCPARDIKSLERECRKYPVVVIKDVRVLDLGVLVPLMQDPSLNLQVIQLFRDPRAVHNSRLKSKQALVRESIQVLRSKQRSDKHKRLAVPNRSQRADSYVSSAMEVICESWLKDLLLIRSAPRWVTRNYLSLRYEDLVLHPVKQLQSLFRFSNLTLLPAIENFVLNMTQGDKYSSDKPFLISSRDAKEAIHAWRERLSLEQVRQVEAYCSEVLSLLMYH is encoded by the coding sequence ATGATGAGACTGCAGAAAAAGTACTTGATTTTAATCATCGGGTACTCTGTAGTGCTTCTGTTGATCCCCTACGTGCTGGATTACAGTAAAACGGACCCCCGCTTTCAACCTGGACTGCAGAAGCAGAGGTGCCCAGATTTGGAGAACTCTATGGGGTTGTGGAATATAGAAGAGAAAGCCAGCAACGAAACCGGTGTGGCGGAGGAAAAGGGCAACGGAGGCAAGACGAAAACGTTCATTTATTTGCATGCTACCTGGAGGACAGGCTCTTCTTTTTTAGGGGAATTATTCAACCAGCATCCcgatgtgttttatttgtacgAGCCGATGTGGCACATGTGGCAAACCCTGTACCCCGGGGACGCGGAGAGCCTGCAAGGGGCACTGCGAGACATGCTCGGCTCGCTTTTCCGATGCGACTTCTCCGTCTTAAAACTGTACATGGCGACCCCAAACCTCACCACTGCGAGCATATTCGgctggaaaaaaaacaaggtgATCTGTTCGGAGCCTCTGTGCTCCGCGTACAAAAAGGACGAAATTGGCTTGATAAACGAGTCGGCTTGCCAGAAGTGTCCGGCGAGGGACATCAAGTCTCTGGAACGAGAGTGCAGAAAGTACCCCGTCGTCGTCATCAAAGACGTGCGCGTTCTGGACCTCGGGGTTCTCGTGCCCCTGATGCAGGACCCCTCTCTGAACCTGCAGGTCATTCAGCTGTTCCGGGACCCCCGGGCAGTGCACAACTCAAGGCTCAAATCGAAACAGGCGCTGGTGCGAGAGAGCATCCAGGTGCTGAGGAGCAAGCAGCGCTCGGACAAACACAAGCGGCTGGCGGTGCCCAACAGGTCGCAGCGCGCTGACAGTTACGTGTCCAGCGCCATGGAGGTGATTTGCGAAAGCTGGCTTAAAGACCTTCTGCTCATCAGGAGTGCACCCCGATGGGTGACGCGGAATTACCTTAGTCTCCGCTACGAGGACCTCGTATTGCATCCCGTTAAGCAATTGCAGAGTCTGTTCCGCTTCTCCAACCTCACCCTCTTACCAGCCATTGAAAACTTTGTGCTCAATATGACCCAGGGTGATAAGTACTCTTCGGATAAACCCTTTCTGATCTCTTCAAGGGATGCCAAGGAGGCCATACACGCTTGGAGAGAGCGGTTGAGTCTGGAGCAGGTCCGTCAGGTCGAGGCCTATTGCAGCGAGGTCCTGAGCCTGTTAATGTATCATTAA